The Micromonospora sp. M71_S20 genome has a window encoding:
- the eis gene encoding enhanced intracellular survival protein Eis: MTVRRVNAEERLSTSFALGAYAFEASPRSAARAEEFRGYLPYNEGNRTLVVEEGRTTLAAASAIPMRQNLRGEVLPMAGVAGVATHPLARRRGHVRSLLHRLLDEMRDEGHQLSALYPFRPSFYARFGYVGLPKPRTVTFSPADLGELLNADLPGEVGWERIGEGYRDWRAFTERCLNERHGFAIFPGYRDVGLRDRDEHWLLTARTGGTVTGAVLYRIDDHGGTLAAGDLLAADPLARALMLQFFGRHVDQVERVTVQVPVDEVPELWLTDLAVHVEARVARPSYSAPMARLLSVDALAGLPVGLGRVRVELTGDRWLAGSYLLDGTTGVLELVTGAAATVGSPPTATLTAAGLSALAYGVLDPVEVGLRGLGDVSTDAAAELRRLFPRQHPYVFADF, from the coding sequence ATGACCGTCCGCCGGGTGAACGCCGAGGAAAGACTGTCCACCAGCTTCGCGCTCGGCGCGTACGCCTTCGAGGCGTCGCCGCGCAGCGCGGCCCGTGCGGAGGAGTTCCGCGGCTACCTGCCCTACAACGAGGGCAACCGGACACTGGTCGTCGAGGAGGGGCGCACCACGCTGGCCGCCGCCTCGGCGATCCCGATGCGGCAGAACCTGCGCGGCGAGGTGCTGCCGATGGCCGGCGTCGCCGGGGTCGCCACCCACCCGCTGGCCCGCCGGCGCGGGCACGTACGCTCCCTGCTGCACCGGCTCCTCGACGAGATGCGCGACGAGGGGCACCAGCTCAGCGCGCTCTACCCGTTCCGGCCGTCGTTCTACGCCCGGTTCGGCTACGTGGGGCTGCCGAAGCCGCGTACGGTCACGTTCTCGCCGGCCGACCTGGGCGAGCTGCTCAACGCCGACCTGCCCGGCGAGGTGGGCTGGGAGCGGATCGGCGAGGGCTACCGGGACTGGCGCGCGTTCACCGAGCGGTGCCTGAACGAGCGGCACGGCTTCGCGATCTTCCCCGGCTACCGGGACGTGGGCTTGCGCGACCGCGACGAGCACTGGCTGCTGACGGCCCGCACGGGCGGTACGGTCACCGGCGCGGTGCTCTACCGCATCGACGACCACGGTGGCACGCTCGCCGCCGGCGACCTGCTCGCCGCCGACCCGCTCGCCCGGGCGCTGATGTTGCAGTTCTTCGGCCGGCACGTCGACCAGGTGGAGCGGGTGACCGTCCAGGTGCCCGTCGACGAGGTGCCGGAACTGTGGCTGACCGACCTGGCCGTGCACGTCGAGGCGCGGGTGGCCCGACCGAGCTACTCCGCGCCGATGGCCCGGCTGCTGTCGGTCGACGCGCTGGCCGGGCTGCCCGTCGGGCTGGGTCGGGTGCGGGTGGAGCTGACCGGCGACCGGTGGCTCGCCGGGTCGTACCTGCTGGACGGCACGACCGGCGTGCTGGAGCTGGTCACCGGTGCCGCCGCCACCGTCGGCTCGCCGCCGACCGCCACGCTGACCGCCGCCGGCCTCTCCGCCCTGGCGTACGGGGTCCTGGACCCGGTCGAGGTGGGCCTGCGGGGGTTGGGCGACGTGTCGACGGACGCGGCGGCGGAACTGCGCCGCCTCTTCCCCCGCCAGCACCCGTACGTCTTCGCCGACTTCTGA
- a CDS encoding PadR family transcriptional regulator: MDSDRRGQWLRGVLDLCVLALLREGESYGYQLAQALEAAGIGPIQGGTLYPVLLRLQRTGLVTAEWREGASGPARKYYRLTDSGRATLHEGGSAWLAFVAPVTGLVTKEEVDG; encoded by the coding sequence GTGGATTCCGACCGGCGCGGTCAGTGGCTGCGCGGGGTGCTCGACCTCTGCGTCCTGGCCCTGCTGCGCGAGGGCGAGTCCTACGGCTACCAGCTCGCCCAGGCGCTGGAGGCCGCCGGCATCGGCCCGATCCAGGGCGGCACGCTCTACCCGGTGCTGCTGCGCCTGCAACGCACCGGCCTGGTCACCGCCGAGTGGCGGGAGGGCGCGTCCGGGCCCGCCCGCAAGTACTACCGGCTCACCGACAGCGGGCGGGCGACCCTGCACGAGGGCGGCAGCGCCTGGCTCGCGTTCGTCGCCCCGGTGACCGGCCTCGTCACGAAGGAGGAGGTCGACGGATGA
- a CDS encoding NAD-dependent epimerase/dehydratase family protein, with amino-acid sequence MRIVVVGATGNAGTALLRRLRRERGVDLAGVARRLPGPDCGEPYDQVEWHSCDVGLPGAADQLAEVFAGADAVVHLAWQIQPSHDQRVLHRTNVGGSAAVIDAVVRAGVPALVYASSVGVYAPGPKDHPVSERWPATGVPGSSYSRDKAEVEALLDRAEREHPGLRVVRLRPGLNFQRAAATEITRYFLGPFAPVRLLRFGRIPLVPTNRRLRMQAVHTDDVADAYARAVLGDARGAFNVATDPVLTPELVARHFHGWTVPVAALVLRVAAALTWRARLQPIDAGWVELALHAPLMSSERAESELGWHPRHDALSALKELFAGMADGAHTASPPMSAARHLPGRPTALLRGRPAGHGNPY; translated from the coding sequence ATGCGGATCGTGGTGGTGGGGGCGACCGGCAACGCGGGCACCGCCCTGTTGCGCCGGCTGCGGCGGGAACGCGGAGTGGACCTCGCCGGGGTGGCCCGCCGGCTGCCCGGGCCTGACTGCGGCGAGCCGTACGACCAGGTGGAGTGGCACTCCTGCGACGTCGGCCTGCCCGGCGCGGCCGACCAGCTCGCCGAGGTCTTCGCCGGGGCCGACGCGGTGGTGCACCTGGCCTGGCAGATCCAGCCCAGCCACGACCAGCGGGTGCTGCACCGGACCAACGTGGGCGGCAGCGCGGCCGTGATCGACGCCGTGGTCCGCGCCGGCGTGCCGGCCCTGGTGTACGCGTCGTCGGTCGGCGTCTACGCGCCCGGCCCGAAGGACCACCCGGTCTCCGAGCGCTGGCCGGCGACCGGGGTGCCCGGCTCGTCGTACAGCCGGGACAAGGCCGAGGTGGAGGCGCTGCTCGACCGCGCCGAGCGGGAGCACCCGGGGCTGCGGGTGGTGCGGCTGCGGCCCGGACTGAACTTCCAGCGGGCGGCGGCCACCGAGATCACCCGCTACTTCCTCGGCCCGTTCGCGCCCGTCCGGCTGCTGCGCTTCGGCCGGATCCCGCTGGTGCCGACGAACCGGCGGCTGCGGATGCAGGCGGTGCACACCGACGACGTCGCCGACGCGTACGCCCGGGCGGTCCTCGGTGACGCGCGCGGCGCGTTCAACGTCGCCACGGACCCGGTGCTGACCCCGGAGCTGGTGGCCCGGCACTTCCACGGCTGGACGGTGCCCGTCGCCGCCCTGGTGCTGCGCGTCGCCGCCGCCCTGACCTGGCGGGCGCGGCTGCAACCGATCGACGCCGGCTGGGTGGAGCTGGCGCTGCACGCGCCGCTGATGTCGAGCGAGCGCGCCGAGTCGGAGCTGGGCTGGCACCCGCGCCACGACGCGCTCAGCGCCCTGAAGGAACTCTTCGCCGGTATGGCCGACGGCGCGCACACCGCCAGCCCGCCGATGTCGGCGGCCCGCCACCTCCCGGGCCGCCCCACCGCCCTGCTACGCGGCCGCCCCGCCGGCCACGGCAACCCCTACTGA
- a CDS encoding DUF1772 domain-containing protein: protein MTETIRTVALAGATLTTGLVAGLFFAFTCAVMPGLAATDGRTLVGTMQSINRRILNGWFLGAFLGAPLLLAVAAAAHLDRGGPVLVWTVAALACYLVTVGVTARLNVPLNERLEAAGPVDQIADLAGVRAWFEAAWVRGNLVRTLSSVAAFACLVAALLARRG, encoded by the coding sequence ATGACCGAGACGATCCGTACCGTCGCCCTGGCCGGGGCGACCCTGACCACCGGGCTGGTGGCGGGGCTGTTCTTCGCGTTCACCTGCGCGGTCATGCCGGGCCTGGCCGCCACCGACGGCCGGACGCTGGTCGGCACCATGCAGTCGATCAACCGGAGGATCCTCAACGGCTGGTTCCTGGGCGCCTTCCTCGGCGCGCCGCTGCTGCTCGCCGTGGCCGCCGCCGCGCACCTGGACCGGGGCGGCCCCGTCCTGGTCTGGACCGTCGCCGCGCTGGCCTGCTACCTGGTCACCGTCGGGGTGACCGCGCGCCTCAACGTGCCGCTGAACGAACGGCTGGAGGCCGCCGGCCCGGTGGACCAGATCGCCGACCTGGCCGGGGTGCGGGCCTGGTTCGAGGCGGCCTGGGTACGCGGGAACCTCGTCCGCACGCTCTCCTCGGTGGCCGCGTTCGCCTGCCTGGTCGCCGCCCTGCTTGCCCGGCGCGGCTGA
- a CDS encoding helix-turn-helix transcriptional regulator — MMPVSMVGRAGELAELDRAWSTVVTSRRSAPAVAVITGAAGVGKSLLVAAALDAFAPRPAVVLSGAARVHSPAPYDWLAAVLTGRDTSRLDLPPDALAWLAQQPTAPRERYAPGTLLRLAVRVVRLLVGAGPAVLVVEDLHALDPASLNLVGELATTADLPALLVVASRPAEDAVAPDLAVRALARLCGVRGAVRQHLGPLLPAEVAEVLTQVYAEPRPSGRLVRAVWQRTGGNPYALTELLAAHAGRGPEALLRPPPAPGPPRVAPRRPADPVDAELTGREIEVLGCLVAGMSNKQAARALGISVRTVTVHVSNLLRKTGSASRTEAAIWAVQRRLPVPTPVDG; from the coding sequence ATGATGCCGGTGTCCATGGTCGGACGCGCCGGTGAGCTGGCCGAGCTCGACCGCGCGTGGTCCACCGTGGTCACCTCCCGGCGGTCCGCGCCGGCCGTCGCGGTGATCACCGGTGCCGCCGGGGTGGGCAAGTCACTGCTGGTCGCGGCCGCCTTGGACGCGTTCGCCCCCCGGCCGGCGGTGGTGCTCTCCGGCGCCGCCCGCGTGCACAGCCCCGCCCCGTACGACTGGCTGGCCGCCGTTCTCACGGGCCGGGACACGAGCCGGCTCGACCTGCCGCCGGACGCGCTGGCCTGGCTCGCCCAGCAGCCGACCGCGCCGCGCGAGCGCTACGCGCCGGGCACCCTGCTCCGGCTCGCGGTGCGGGTCGTCCGGCTGCTGGTCGGCGCCGGCCCGGCCGTACTGGTGGTGGAGGACCTGCACGCCCTCGACCCGGCCAGCCTGAACCTGGTCGGCGAGCTGGCGACCACCGCCGACCTGCCGGCGCTGCTGGTGGTGGCGAGCCGGCCCGCCGAGGACGCCGTCGCGCCGGACCTCGCGGTCCGCGCCCTGGCCCGGCTCTGCGGCGTCCGGGGCGCCGTCCGCCAACACCTCGGACCGTTGCTCCCGGCCGAGGTCGCCGAGGTGCTGACCCAGGTGTACGCGGAGCCGCGCCCGTCCGGCCGGCTGGTTCGCGCCGTCTGGCAGCGCACCGGCGGCAACCCGTACGCGCTGACCGAGCTGCTCGCCGCCCACGCCGGCCGGGGGCCCGAGGCGCTGCTCCGGCCGCCGCCCGCCCCGGGCCCGCCGAGGGTGGCGCCGCGGCGGCCGGCGGATCCGGTGGACGCCGAGCTGACCGGGCGGGAGATCGAGGTGCTGGGCTGCCTGGTCGCCGGGATGTCCAACAAGCAGGCGGCGCGGGCCCTCGGCATCTCGGTGCGGACGGTCACCGTGCACGTGTCCAACCTGCTGCGCAAGACCGGGTCGGCGTCGCGTACCGAGGCGGCGATCTGGGCGGTGCAGCGGCGGCTGCCGGTGCCGACGCCGGTGGACGGCTGA
- a CDS encoding flavin reductase, translating to MTRRRDHVPSRPTWRCAACGIAWPCSAAKLRLLGEYRTDRTALLVHLATLQVEAAAQLAELDGGGPRVDLADRFTAWAHPRPAS from the coding sequence GTGACCCGGCGACGCGACCACGTACCGTCCCGCCCGACCTGGCGCTGCGCGGCCTGCGGGATCGCCTGGCCCTGCTCGGCGGCGAAGCTGCGCCTGCTCGGCGAGTACCGGACCGACCGGACCGCCCTGCTGGTCCACCTCGCCACCCTCCAGGTCGAGGCCGCCGCCCAGCTCGCCGAGCTGGACGGCGGCGGTCCCCGCGTCGACCTGGCCGACCGCTTCACGGCCTGGGCCCACCCCCGTCCCGCCTCCTGA
- a CDS encoding DUF397 domain-containing protein encodes MDLSSAQWRKSTRSGASGGNCVEVADNLPGVVAVRDSKDPTGPALTFAPTAWRAFVARTAGRA; translated from the coding sequence ATGGACCTCAGTAGCGCTCAGTGGCGAAAGTCCACCCGTAGCGGCGCCAGCGGCGGGAACTGCGTCGAGGTGGCCGACAACCTGCCCGGCGTGGTCGCCGTCCGCGACTCGAAGGACCCGACCGGCCCCGCCCTGACCTTCGCCCCCACGGCGTGGCGCGCGTTTGTCGCCCGCACCGCCGGGCGAGCCTGA
- a CDS encoding type II toxin-antitoxin system Phd/YefM family antitoxin: MRTVNFTQLRQNLAAELDSVINDAEEVVVTRSGHEPVVIVPLAEYEAMKETEYLLRNPANAAALRRSIAELEEGDAAERDLIDPANVRDVA; encoded by the coding sequence ATGCGGACCGTGAACTTCACCCAGCTACGGCAGAACCTGGCCGCCGAACTCGACAGCGTCATCAACGACGCGGAGGAAGTGGTGGTGACCCGGTCGGGCCACGAACCGGTGGTCATCGTGCCGCTTGCGGAGTACGAGGCGATGAAGGAGACCGAGTACCTCCTTCGCAACCCGGCCAACGCCGCAGCCCTGCGCCGCTCGATCGCGGAGCTTGAGGAGGGCGACGCGGCCGAGCGGGACCTGATCGACCCTGCCAACGTGCGGGACGTCGCGTGA
- a CDS encoding M23 family metallopeptidase: MTRVSAWGRLRAIGVAAGVLLGIAVVPAQPASAQAGAMVQPVGGRVTGVLANRCGATDSDHYGVDIAGNSGMAIGAAYPGTVAFAGWTSGGGNMVTLSHAGGYQTRYLHMVRAASVAVGQQVGQGQVLGHVGSTGNSTGPHLHFEIRRHGAVYDIRPAYVCGSTVTKGAPINLPFADLPPVNAAPDRVLVVRTDGTLAAKESLNGTVHELKTNVTRVSADRDRVAVISTNGAAEVKVGGLTAGWVTLFHNARDVVVDGDRYVVLGTDGRAWAKDGLYSTNWAHISSNTTVIDAADGRIGVIENGVAKVKEGPINASWHTVAASATDLSLDGARIGVVEGGTAKVKEGPLNAAWVNQAAGRQVVVEGYRIAVRDDSGNAYVKAGPLNGSWDHVATGATDLDVAGNRVAVVSGGWARVKEPNLNSYWVDVVVNARQVALANQ; this comes from the coding sequence GTGACCAGAGTGAGCGCGTGGGGTCGACTGCGGGCGATCGGAGTAGCGGCAGGAGTCCTGCTCGGGATCGCGGTCGTTCCGGCGCAGCCGGCGTCCGCGCAGGCCGGGGCGATGGTCCAGCCGGTGGGTGGGCGGGTCACGGGGGTGCTCGCGAACAGGTGTGGCGCCACCGACAGCGATCACTACGGGGTGGACATCGCGGGCAACAGCGGGATGGCGATCGGGGCGGCGTACCCGGGCACGGTGGCCTTCGCGGGTTGGACCTCGGGTGGGGGCAACATGGTGACGCTGTCGCACGCCGGTGGCTACCAGACCCGGTACCTGCACATGGTGCGGGCGGCGTCGGTCGCCGTGGGGCAGCAGGTCGGGCAGGGGCAGGTGCTCGGGCACGTCGGCAGTACCGGCAACTCCACGGGCCCGCACCTGCACTTCGAGATCCGCCGCCACGGCGCGGTCTACGACATCCGCCCGGCGTACGTCTGCGGCAGCACGGTCACCAAGGGCGCCCCGATCAACCTCCCGTTCGCCGACCTGCCGCCGGTCAACGCCGCTCCCGACCGGGTCCTGGTGGTGCGCACCGACGGGACGCTCGCGGCCAAGGAGTCGCTGAACGGGACCGTGCACGAACTCAAGACCAACGTCACCAGGGTCTCCGCCGACCGCGACCGCGTCGCCGTGATCAGCACGAACGGGGCCGCCGAGGTGAAGGTCGGCGGCCTCACCGCCGGCTGGGTGACGCTGTTCCACAACGCCAGGGACGTCGTCGTCGACGGTGACCGCTACGTCGTGCTCGGCACCGACGGCAGGGCCTGGGCCAAGGACGGCCTCTACAGCACGAACTGGGCCCACATCTCGAGCAACACGACCGTGATCGACGCGGCCGACGGTCGGATCGGGGTCATCGAGAACGGCGTCGCGAAGGTCAAGGAAGGGCCGATCAACGCGTCCTGGCACACCGTCGCGGCCAGCGCGACCGACCTGTCCCTCGACGGGGCCCGGATCGGCGTCGTCGAGGGCGGCACGGCCAAGGTCAAGGAAGGGCCGCTCAACGCGGCCTGGGTGAACCAGGCCGCGGGCCGGCAGGTCGTCGTCGAGGGCTACCGGATCGCGGTACGGGACGACAGCGGCAACGCCTACGTGAAGGCCGGCCCGCTCAACGGAAGCTGGGACCACGTCGCCACCGGCGCCACGGATCTCGACGTCGCCGGCAACCGGGTCGCCGTGGTGTCCGGCGGCTGGGCCCGGGTGAAGGAACCGAACCTGAACTCGTACTGGGTGGACGTCGTCGTCAACGCCCGGCAGGTGGCCCTCGCCAACCAGTGA
- a CDS encoding ATP-binding cassette domain-containing protein translates to MNADEWLRAFAAELDRRRVRADAARHVVAEAATHLRDSGGDPWAVFGRPHDYAAAIVETIGTSPGPRPGPVRLHARGITKRYGRRTVLRDASLTVRAGQIAAVIGANGSGKSTFLRVCAGLVSPDAGEVTVSGRVGYCPQQGGTADFLLPDEHFVLIGAGRGVARGPARRAGRAAARHLGWETEGDVLARDLSGGTRQKLNLTMSTLSEPDVLLLDEPYQGFDRGTYVNFWDQLARLRDEGRAIVVVTHLLNQLDRVDLVLDLTPATQGGRA, encoded by the coding sequence ATGAACGCCGACGAGTGGCTGCGGGCGTTCGCGGCCGAGTTGGACCGGCGCCGGGTCCGGGCGGACGCCGCCCGGCACGTGGTCGCCGAGGCCGCCACGCACCTGCGCGACAGCGGGGGCGACCCGTGGGCCGTCTTCGGCCGACCGCACGACTACGCCGCCGCAATCGTCGAGACCATCGGCACCTCGCCCGGTCCGCGTCCCGGACCGGTCCGGCTGCACGCCCGGGGCATCACCAAGCGGTACGGGCGACGCACCGTCCTGCGCGACGCGTCGCTGACCGTCCGGGCCGGACAGATCGCCGCCGTGATCGGGGCGAACGGCAGCGGCAAGAGCACCTTCCTGCGCGTCTGCGCCGGGTTGGTCTCCCCCGACGCCGGGGAGGTGACCGTCTCCGGCCGGGTCGGCTACTGCCCCCAGCAGGGCGGCACCGCCGACTTCCTGCTGCCCGACGAGCACTTCGTGCTGATCGGCGCCGGCCGGGGCGTGGCCCGTGGGCCGGCCCGCCGCGCCGGCCGGGCGGCGGCCCGCCACCTCGGCTGGGAGACCGAGGGCGACGTCCTCGCCCGCGACCTCTCCGGCGGCACCCGGCAGAAGCTGAACCTGACGATGTCCACCCTCAGCGAGCCGGACGTGCTGCTGCTCGACGAGCCCTACCAGGGCTTCGACCGGGGCACGTACGTCAACTTCTGGGACCAGCTCGCCCGGCTGCGCGACGAGGGACGGGCGATCGTCGTGGTGACCCACCTGCTCAACCAGCTCGACCGGGTCGACCTGGTGCTCGACCTGACCCCGGCCACCCAGGGAGGGCGTGCGTGA
- a CDS encoding Txe/YoeB family addiction module toxin encodes MRLVFTATAWNQYLSHTDRKLVKRINDLIADVMRNGYEGIGKPEPLRGELSGFWSRRIDREHRLVYRITKDDVEIIACRYHYGDR; translated from the coding sequence GTGAGGCTGGTCTTCACCGCGACGGCCTGGAACCAGTACCTCAGCCACACCGACCGGAAGCTGGTCAAGCGCATCAACGACCTCATCGCGGACGTGATGCGCAACGGATACGAGGGCATCGGCAAGCCGGAACCCCTTCGGGGAGAGTTGTCCGGCTTCTGGTCCCGTCGGATCGATCGCGAGCACCGGCTGGTGTATCGGATCACCAAGGACGACGTCGAGATCATCGCCTGCCGCTACCACTACGGCGACAGGTAG
- a CDS encoding PP2C family serine/threonine-protein phosphatase: MTLILRSAILNDIGLVRTNNEDSALAGDRLVAVADGMGGLPAGEVASEIVIRILDELSPPTTPDEAAGALRAVVSTANRRIHAAITVDPARDGMGTTLTAALLAGDALVLAQVGDSRCYLLRDGELTQLTRDDTFVQALVDQGALSPEQARHHPQRSLVTRAVQGSDTPPAIGVLTVVAGDRLLLCSDGLSDYVEDGTIAAALHTYGDRHQCGEQLVKLAHQAGAPDNVTVVVSDVVAV, translated from the coding sequence ATGACGCTGATCCTCCGCTCGGCCATCCTCAACGACATCGGCCTGGTTCGCACCAACAACGAGGACTCCGCCCTCGCCGGTGACCGCCTCGTCGCGGTCGCGGACGGCATGGGCGGCCTGCCCGCGGGCGAGGTGGCGAGCGAGATCGTCATCCGCATCCTGGACGAGCTGAGCCCGCCGACCACCCCCGACGAGGCGGCCGGAGCGCTGCGCGCCGTGGTGAGCACCGCGAACCGCCGCATCCACGCCGCCATCACCGTCGACCCGGCGCGCGACGGCATGGGTACGACGCTGACCGCCGCCCTGCTCGCCGGGGACGCGCTGGTGCTGGCCCAGGTGGGCGACTCCCGCTGCTACCTGCTGCGCGACGGGGAGCTGACCCAGCTCACCCGCGACGACACCTTCGTCCAGGCGCTGGTGGACCAGGGGGCGCTCTCGCCCGAGCAGGCGCGGCACCACCCGCAGCGGTCCCTGGTGACCCGGGCGGTGCAGGGCTCGGACACTCCCCCGGCGATCGGGGTGCTCACGGTGGTGGCCGGCGACCGGCTGCTGCTGTGCAGCGACGGGCTCTCCGACTACGTCGAGGACGGCACGATCGCCGCCGCGCTGCACACGTACGGCGACCGCCACCAGTGCGGCGAGCAGCTCGTCAAGCTCGCCCACCAGGCCGGCGCGCCGGACAACGTGACCGTCGTGGTCTCGGACGTCGTCGCCGTCTGA
- a CDS encoding helix-turn-helix transcriptional regulator, which translates to MADVPSPLAAFIVGEIRRARGGAGMTQETFGRGAGFSASHVSAVEGGTRALTMDFIKGADRALRTGGLFERLVASVGAPSWFLPWLDAERVATQLRYFEPNLIPGLLQTEDYARTVLRSVDILTSDEVEQRVSARMERQKILTDDRPPQFVAVLDEAALRRSGDDIGGVMAQQIAHLIARAELPHVHVHVIPARSGLHVGLSGPFALARSRDGVWVGHLENQLAGVVVDKDDDVATLQARWESVRNEALPRRQSIDLLKEVESLHGPQ; encoded by the coding sequence ATGGCCGACGTGCCGAGCCCGCTCGCCGCCTTCATCGTGGGCGAGATCCGCCGCGCCCGTGGCGGCGCCGGCATGACGCAGGAGACCTTCGGCCGGGGCGCGGGCTTCAGCGCGTCGCACGTCAGCGCCGTCGAGGGCGGCACCCGGGCGCTGACGATGGACTTCATCAAGGGAGCCGACCGGGCCCTCAGGACCGGCGGGCTCTTCGAACGGCTCGTCGCCAGCGTCGGCGCCCCGTCCTGGTTCCTCCCCTGGCTCGACGCCGAACGCGTCGCCACCCAGCTCCGCTACTTCGAGCCGAACCTGATCCCAGGGCTGCTGCAAACCGAGGACTATGCCCGCACCGTGCTGCGCTCCGTCGACATCCTCACCAGTGACGAGGTGGAACAGCGCGTCTCGGCTCGGATGGAGCGACAGAAGATCCTGACGGACGACCGGCCACCGCAGTTCGTCGCGGTACTCGACGAAGCAGCTCTACGCCGCTCCGGCGACGACATCGGCGGCGTCATGGCGCAACAGATCGCCCACCTGATCGCCCGCGCCGAACTGCCGCACGTCCACGTGCACGTCATCCCGGCGAGGAGCGGCCTGCACGTCGGCCTGTCGGGACCGTTCGCCCTCGCTCGCTCCCGCGATGGCGTGTGGGTCGGGCACCTGGAGAACCAGCTTGCCGGCGTCGTGGTGGACAAGGACGATGACGTAGCTACGCTTCAAGCTCGGTGGGAAAGCGTGCGGAACGAGGCTTTGCCCCGCCGGCAGTCCATCGACCTGCTTAAGGAAGTAGAGAGCCTTCATGGACCTCAGTAG